Proteins from a single region of Runella sp. SP2:
- a CDS encoding carboxylesterase family protein — MKKLILFITLHLSLIPILKGQLVVQTANGKVEGYVKENLRIYKGVHFASSPIGDLRWKAQPNITNFGGNPANVTIAGQSAGAFSVNALIASPLAKGLFHKAIPQSGGLLSNRLSQNLTDAEKQGVKFIEKAKGNYLAELCSKSADELQKLSNAHGRFLEAN; from the coding sequence ATGAAAAAGCTCATTTTATTCATCACACTTCACTTATCACTCATCCCTATTCTAAAAGGACAACTTGTCGTTCAAACCGCCAACGGTAAAGTAGAAGGTTATGTCAAAGAAAATTTACGTATATACAAAGGCGTTCATTTTGCTTCGTCACCCATTGGCGACTTGCGTTGGAAAGCCCAACCAAACATTACAAATTTTGGAGGAAATCCCGCCAACGTCACCATTGCAGGCCAATCGGCAGGCGCTTTTAGTGTGAATGCCCTGATTGCTTCTCCCTTAGCCAAAGGTTTATTTCACAAAGCCATTCCACAAAGTGGCGGATTGTTGTCAAACCGTTTGAGCCAAAACCTCACCGATGCAGAAAAACAAGGGGTTAAGTTTATTGAAAAAGCCAAGGGTAATTACCTCGCCGAATTGTGCAGTAAATCAGCAGACGAACTCCAAAAACTTAGCAATGCCCATGGGCGGTTTTTAGAAGCAAATTAG
- a CDS encoding carboxylesterase/lipase family protein, translating to MKKLVYLLGLFLATQMPTEAQNNAFSVQTTVENGVIEGNYDTKTGIQTYFGVPFAKPPVGELRWRAPQPADNWKGVKQTKQFSARPMQTVVFGDMNSRSNGVSEDCLYLNVWTPAKRNTKDLPVLVYFYGGGNVAGDASEPRYDGESMAKKGVVVVTCNYRLNIFGFLTHPELTAEAPYKASGNYGMLDQAAALKWVQKNIAAFGGDPKKVTIAGESAGSIGVSCQMASPLSRNLIVGAIGESGAGINPTMAPVPLAEGEKQGVEFLLKAGIKSIKELRGMSTREIYEIYNESRRFGFPIVIDNYFLTKTLPQVFAAKEQAQVPLLVGWNSAEIPGQAFMQGQPYKEENYVARVKKEYPADFEEVLKLYPHGSEKEIELSATALAADRFISYSTWKWFDLHRNNSSQPVYRYLYSKLRPDLVDKSLASGLAGGTVRADANTPKPPKAVGAPHACEIEYAMGNLHLVKEYAWTADDFKVSDTMLNYFTNFVKTGNPNGGKLPDWKAAKAGESTPPVMILDVDSRTESAKDDARYLFLDKAYKN from the coding sequence ATGAAGAAATTAGTCTATTTGTTAGGACTTTTCTTAGCTACCCAAATGCCCACCGAAGCTCAAAATAATGCATTCTCGGTGCAAACTACCGTTGAAAATGGCGTCATTGAAGGGAATTATGACACAAAAACGGGTATTCAAACCTATTTTGGCGTTCCGTTTGCCAAACCTCCCGTTGGCGAACTACGTTGGAGAGCCCCTCAGCCCGCCGACAATTGGAAAGGAGTAAAACAAACCAAACAATTTAGTGCTCGTCCGATGCAAACCGTTGTGTTTGGCGACATGAATTCACGGTCTAATGGGGTCAGCGAGGACTGTTTGTACCTTAATGTATGGACACCTGCCAAACGTAACACCAAAGATTTGCCCGTTCTGGTTTACTTTTATGGTGGAGGAAACGTAGCTGGCGATGCCTCAGAACCTCGTTACGACGGCGAAAGCATGGCTAAAAAGGGAGTAGTGGTAGTCACTTGCAATTACCGTTTGAATATTTTCGGGTTTTTAACACATCCCGAACTCACCGCCGAAGCGCCTTACAAAGCTTCTGGTAATTATGGAATGCTTGACCAAGCTGCCGCCCTCAAATGGGTTCAAAAAAACATAGCAGCCTTCGGGGGCGACCCTAAAAAAGTAACGATTGCGGGCGAATCGGCTGGTTCAATTGGTGTAAGTTGCCAGATGGCCTCTCCCCTATCGAGAAATTTGATTGTAGGCGCCATTGGTGAAAGTGGTGCAGGTATCAACCCAACGATGGCACCCGTACCACTGGCAGAAGGCGAAAAACAAGGCGTTGAGTTTTTGCTAAAAGCTGGAATAAAATCCATCAAAGAATTGAGAGGAATGTCAACGCGTGAGATTTACGAAATTTACAACGAATCTCGCCGCTTTGGATTCCCAATTGTCATTGATAACTATTTCTTAACCAAAACATTACCTCAGGTTTTCGCAGCCAAAGAGCAAGCGCAAGTTCCCCTGTTGGTCGGCTGGAACTCCGCCGAAATTCCAGGGCAAGCTTTTATGCAAGGGCAACCCTACAAAGAAGAAAACTACGTAGCACGCGTCAAAAAAGAGTATCCTGCTGATTTTGAGGAAGTATTAAAATTATACCCCCACGGCTCAGAAAAAGAAATTGAACTCTCCGCTACGGCCTTAGCAGCCGACCGATTCATTTCTTACAGCACTTGGAAATGGTTTGATTTGCACCGCAACAACAGTTCGCAACCCGTCTATCGCTATTTATACAGCAAACTTCGCCCTGATTTGGTGGACAAATCGCTGGCTTCTGGGTTGGCAGGTGGCACAGTTCGGGCAGATGCCAATACTCCCAAACCTCCCAAAGCCGTTGGTGCACCACACGCCTGTGAAATTGAATATGCGATGGGCAACCTTCACTTAGTGAAAGAATATGCTTGGACTGCCGATGATTTTAAAGTATCGGATACGATGCTGAATTACTTTACCAATTTTGTCAAAACAGGAAATCCAAACGGCGGTAAACTGCCCGATTGGAAAGCTGCAAAGGCAGGAGAAAGCACACCGCCCGTGATGATTTTGGATGTTGATTCTCGTACCGAAAGTGCCAAAGACGATGCTCGTTATTTGTTTCTTGACAAAGCGTATAAAAACTAA
- a CDS encoding NrtR DNA-binding winged helix domain-containing protein — translation MKQTAYLRHIAYDSVIFGFSGEKLKILITKYHNTGLFALPGGFVKMDENLNDAVRRGLKERTGLDNIYLEQFYTFGDVARFRPEVMQTILEANGHSIQTYEWMLDRFISVAYYALINYNEVVPTPDALSDSCDWYSLDDLPELMLDHGNIVNKALQTLRDNLERQLVGMNLLPPLFTMGDLQKVYEAILGEKLHRGAFQRKMLGLGILKRHDKQYSGAAHKAPFLYSFEA, via the coding sequence GTGAAGCAGACAGCATATTTAAGACACATTGCCTACGATTCGGTTATCTTTGGATTTTCGGGAGAAAAACTCAAAATATTGATAACGAAGTACCACAATACAGGGCTTTTTGCTTTGCCAGGGGGCTTTGTGAAAATGGATGAAAACCTAAACGATGCGGTGCGCCGAGGTTTGAAGGAACGGACGGGCTTGGATAATATTTACCTAGAGCAGTTTTATACCTTTGGTGATGTGGCTCGATTTCGACCAGAAGTGATGCAAACGATTCTTGAAGCCAATGGGCATTCCATTCAGACATACGAATGGATGTTAGATCGGTTTATTTCGGTGGCCTACTATGCCCTTATTAATTATAATGAGGTGGTTCCTACCCCTGACGCACTTTCTGATTCATGTGATTGGTACAGTTTAGACGACCTTCCCGAACTGATGCTCGACCACGGCAACATAGTGAACAAAGCCCTACAAACACTACGCGACAACTTAGAACGACAACTTGTTGGGATGAACTTATTGCCACCGCTTTTTACGATGGGAGATCTCCAAAAGGTTTATGAAGCTATTTTAGGTGAAAAACTTCATCGCGGAGCATTTCAGCGTAAAATGTTGGGATTAGGGATTCTAAAGCGTCACGATAAGCAATATTCAGGCGCGGCACACAAAGCGCCTTTTTTGTACAGCTTTGAAGCATGA
- a CDS encoding helix-turn-helix transcriptional regulator yields MKPYTFMTTAAESTLNVNLLYSDADFEWNEFNLPILPSHQWFQYPLPNSGAKLAIVFISPTPSIKFIDCSLYPNQPITWFEGVGPHTKWKGFFIVTKDDYLEKSFALQTNELRMNQTSYPLPPTCFTSLLALTGWATGDLKEFVSPKKLIHDFLRQACSSIDLNSPSAPTNKVVKHLEELVENHLEGGFLPKIDDIAQELNMHKVTLQNKFKQVHNKSLYEYYLDRKLERACELLKYFKVQEVAERLGYTQAIKFIIVFKKRYNITPKQFVQGEF; encoded by the coding sequence ATGAAGCCATATACTTTCATGACAACTGCCGCAGAGTCAACCCTTAACGTCAATTTATTATATTCAGACGCTGATTTTGAATGGAATGAGTTTAACCTTCCAATTCTACCCTCGCACCAGTGGTTTCAGTACCCATTGCCTAATTCAGGGGCTAAACTTGCCATTGTATTTATCTCACCAACCCCCTCAATTAAGTTTATTGATTGCTCCCTCTATCCAAATCAACCCATTACATGGTTTGAAGGGGTAGGGCCGCACACCAAATGGAAAGGGTTCTTTATCGTAACAAAAGATGACTATTTAGAAAAAAGTTTCGCCTTACAAACCAATGAGTTACGGATGAACCAAACGTCCTATCCGCTCCCCCCCACCTGCTTTACGTCTCTGTTGGCACTGACAGGCTGGGCCACGGGTGATTTGAAGGAGTTTGTTTCCCCCAAAAAACTTATTCATGACTTTCTTCGACAGGCTTGCTCATCAATTGACCTCAATAGCCCTTCTGCGCCAACCAATAAGGTAGTAAAGCACTTAGAGGAACTTGTTGAGAATCACCTAGAAGGAGGTTTTTTGCCCAAAATTGATGACATAGCTCAAGAGCTCAACATGCACAAAGTAACGCTCCAAAACAAGTTTAAACAAGTTCATAATAAATCGCTCTATGAATATTATCTTGACCGAAAGCTTGAAAGGGCTTGCGAGCTTTTAAAATACTTTAAAGTTCAAGAAGTTGCTGAACGCTTAGGATATACGCAAGCCATCAAATTCATTATTGTCTTCAAAAAACGTTATAACATTACCCCAAAACAGTTTGTACAAGGAGAATTTTGA
- a CDS encoding sensor histidine kinase KdpD yields the protein MSTRAYLLMFILLIYYNFSHSQSARNKPVSNYSKDTTYIRSSLTKITKLYYDSQHDSVLIYLNRISSFSKKKNIAIFNAEIYFQYGQYYRGHTQYNWNKALEMFNKSLYWAKRRKDYAFIEEINYKKLTIYSDIFLGSSTSTVNQGQLVKQLYENIRFSEISKSKKSLYKTIYLFKDIYYTYKQDSSYYSFFDKHLKSNPLPPESINYQIVYFGYFIYKKDIVNAKKCFENLSKFHNNKELSDMVYAYYISDMMRESLNYPSLNSQIASQLKPRLHLLPGKTDSLTYYNNFATYYIKRKQFNEANYYNLLAKNILLKHPTLSITHRYDFLINQLLILEHKNELRESVEIYKKLIPIKDSLNSLFAGFNLILLQGQVASDLKLKEFQKEIELKKYESEQFQAQKFKEFSGLILSIVILVISLIIIGIQIRKNRKQTSTLLQLTSTQNTLFGVIGHDLRSPVLAAYTNIKRVVNNPELTAEEIRSSLHSKMVRLNTLLLTLDNLLYWSNSQQKSFKRKPVQCNLLEIVEECLELLETNIELNELSIVNEIDPALECIIDENHFKIIIRNLLQNAIKFSPAGGSITLTSNTQTLFVTLSILDSGPGFGNTNNSKHKGSGLGLTLVQSLLEINNGKFETNDTANGALVNVSLLNANI from the coding sequence ATGTCCACACGAGCTTATTTATTAATGTTTATATTGTTGATTTACTACAACTTCTCACATTCACAATCTGCAAGAAATAAACCCGTAAGTAACTATTCTAAAGACACCACCTATATACGCAGCTCATTAACAAAAATAACTAAACTTTATTACGACAGTCAGCACGATAGTGTTTTGATTTATCTTAACAGAATTAGTTCATTTTCAAAGAAAAAAAATATAGCGATTTTCAACGCCGAAATTTACTTCCAATACGGTCAATATTATAGAGGCCATACACAATACAATTGGAATAAAGCCTTAGAAATGTTCAACAAGTCTTTGTATTGGGCAAAAAGGAGAAAAGACTACGCGTTTATTGAAGAAATAAACTATAAAAAGCTAACAATTTACTCTGATATTTTCCTAGGAAGTAGTACCAGTACGGTAAATCAAGGACAATTAGTAAAACAATTATACGAAAACATTCGATTTTCTGAAATATCAAAATCAAAAAAAAGTTTATATAAAACTATTTATCTGTTTAAGGACATATATTACACCTATAAACAAGATTCTAGTTACTACTCATTTTTTGATAAACACCTAAAAAGCAACCCACTACCACCTGAATCTATTAATTATCAAATTGTATATTTTGGGTATTTTATCTATAAAAAAGACATTGTAAATGCAAAAAAATGCTTCGAAAACCTGTCTAAGTTTCATAACAATAAAGAACTTAGTGACATGGTCTATGCCTATTATATCAGCGATATGATGCGGGAGTCACTCAATTATCCTTCTTTAAATTCTCAAATAGCATCTCAACTCAAGCCACGACTTCATTTACTTCCAGGAAAAACAGATAGCCTTACATATTATAATAATTTTGCGACATATTATATTAAAAGAAAGCAATTTAACGAAGCCAATTACTACAATTTATTGGCCAAAAATATCTTATTAAAACATCCTACATTATCTATCACTCATCGGTACGATTTTCTAATCAATCAGTTATTAATTTTAGAGCATAAAAATGAATTAAGAGAGAGTGTTGAAATTTATAAAAAACTCATTCCTATTAAAGACAGTCTGAATAGCTTATTTGCTGGCTTTAACCTTATTTTACTTCAAGGACAAGTAGCTAGTGATTTAAAATTGAAAGAGTTTCAAAAAGAAATCGAGTTAAAAAAGTATGAATCTGAACAATTTCAAGCCCAAAAATTTAAAGAATTTTCTGGGCTCATTTTATCAATTGTGATATTAGTAATTTCACTCATTATCATTGGTATTCAAATAAGAAAAAATCGAAAACAAACATCTACACTACTCCAATTAACTTCAACCCAAAATACTCTTTTTGGTGTCATTGGACACGATTTACGTAGTCCTGTTTTGGCCGCTTACACAAACATAAAAAGGGTTGTCAACAATCCAGAATTAACCGCAGAAGAAATCAGAAGTTCACTTCATTCAAAAATGGTTCGGCTAAACACACTTTTACTAACACTCGATAACCTTCTATATTGGTCTAATAGCCAACAAAAATCTTTTAAACGAAAGCCAGTACAATGTAACTTGCTTGAAATTGTAGAAGAGTGTTTAGAATTGCTTGAAACAAATATTGAATTAAATGAGCTATCCATTGTCAATGAAATTGACCCAGCACTAGAATGTATTATTGATGAAAATCATTTTAAAATCATTATTAGAAATCTACTTCAGAACGCCATAAAATTCTCACCAGCAGGGGGCTCAATAACACTTACTTCAAATACCCAAACACTATTTGTCACCCTTTCAATTCTTGATTCTGGCCCTGGGTTTGGAAATACAAACAATTCCAAGCACAAAGGTTCGGGTCTAGGACTCACCCTTGTGCAATCTCTCTTAGAAATCAACAATGGGAAGTTTGAGACGAACGATACAGCTAATGGAGCACTGGTAAACGTCAGTCTATTGAACGCTAACATATAA
- a CDS encoding LytTR family DNA-binding domain-containing protein, producing MKNLAALIIDDDPEQAEHLQSILEKLPVFLTIKIINDSTQGYAELLENEYDLLFLDMEMPKLSGIELLKSLELPPTIVVTSHPGYAAECFDLDDVVDFVEKPFTVTRIGRAIRRAIQEVVEKIDENTIYFKAGHKNQQYKLDEILYIEADGIYSMIYLKFGERSLINSNISEVEKQLQHTKLVRLHKSYIYNCMHISSFDSRHLWIGNQKFALGVSYRGRLAEYLNVDPNF from the coding sequence ATGAAAAATTTAGCCGCACTAATCATTGACGACGACCCAGAACAAGCAGAGCATCTTCAAAGTATCCTAGAAAAATTACCAGTTTTTCTCACCATCAAAATTATTAATGACTCCACCCAAGGCTACGCAGAACTCCTTGAAAACGAATACGACTTACTTTTCTTGGACATGGAGATGCCTAAGCTTAGCGGAATAGAGCTCCTCAAGTCGCTGGAGCTGCCACCCACCATTGTGGTCACTTCCCATCCAGGTTATGCTGCCGAGTGTTTTGACCTCGACGATGTGGTGGATTTTGTTGAAAAACCCTTTACCGTCACGCGTATTGGCAGAGCAATACGCAGGGCTATACAGGAAGTAGTTGAGAAGATAGACGAAAATACTATTTACTTTAAAGCAGGACACAAAAATCAACAGTATAAACTTGACGAAATTTTATACATTGAGGCCGATGGGATTTACAGTATGATTTATTTGAAGTTTGGAGAACGTAGCCTTATCAACAGTAACATTTCGGAAGTAGAAAAGCAGCTACAACACACCAAGCTTGTTCGCCTTCATAAATCTTATATTTATAATTGTATGCATATTTCTTCTTTTGATAGCCGACATTTATGGATTGGCAATCAAAAATTTGCTCTGGGTGTAAGTTACCGAGGTCGTTTGGCTGAATACTTGAATGTAGATCCTAATTTCTAA